A DNA window from Candidatus Ancaeobacter aquaticus contains the following coding sequences:
- a CDS encoding ABC transporter permease, with amino-acid sequence MNIHKKTLHEIKETQARDNPLIPSWSEGSEYKVAFKKLKKHSFALIGGSILLVFYVLSIGAGFFAPYHFDDEKRSNSYNPPTRIHWVDTDNGLAIYPYIYKYSYHFDKYYKRVYTVDTSKKYPIKFFVKGFEYSVCGLFKADRHLFGVDKDTRLYLLGADGRGRDLFSRILYGSRVSLSIGILGALFTFTIGLLVGGIAGYYGGKVDTILMRICEMIMLLPGFYLMLALRAAFPPNLSSVKVYLLIVLIFSFIGWAGLARIIRGMVLSLKEKEYVLAARAMGRSNLSIIVKHILPNTFSFVIVSMTLSIPGYILGESALSMIGLGIQDPYASWGNLLSDAMNIGELRYHPWILASGVCIFLTVIAFNFFGDGLRDAYDPKT; translated from the coding sequence ATGAATATACATAAAAAAACATTACATGAGATTAAAGAAACACAAGCGCGTGATAATCCGCTTATTCCTTCGTGGTCTGAAGGATCTGAGTATAAAGTTGCGTTTAAGAAACTAAAAAAACATAGTTTTGCGTTAATTGGCGGTTCGATACTGCTCGTATTTTATGTGTTGAGCATTGGGGCAGGATTTTTTGCTCCCTATCATTTCGATGATGAAAAACGATCTAATTCATATAATCCTCCCACGCGCATTCATTGGGTAGATACGGATAACGGACTAGCAATATATCCTTATATTTATAAATATTCATATCATTTTGATAAGTACTACAAAAGAGTATATACCGTTGATACATCGAAAAAGTATCCTATTAAATTTTTTGTGAAAGGCTTTGAATACAGTGTGTGTGGATTATTTAAAGCAGATCGACATTTATTTGGTGTAGACAAAGATACGCGGCTCTATCTTCTTGGGGCAGATGGACGTGGAAGAGATCTTTTTTCGCGTATACTGTACGGTTCTCGTGTTTCATTATCAATAGGAATTTTGGGGGCGCTTTTTACTTTTACCATAGGGCTTTTAGTTGGCGGTATAGCCGGATATTATGGGGGTAAAGTTGATACAATTTTAATGAGGATTTGCGAGATGATAATGCTGCTTCCTGGTTTTTATTTAATGTTGGCCTTGCGAGCGGCATTTCCACCTAACCTTTCGAGTGTAAAAGTGTATCTTCTCATTGTTCTTATTTTTAGCTTTATTGGTTGGGCAGGATTGGCGCGTATTATTCGTGGAATGGTGTTATCACTTAAGGAAAAAGAATACGTTCTTGCTGCACGGGCAATGGGAAGAAGCAACTTGAGCATCATTGTAAAACATATTTTACCCAACACGTTTTCATTTGTGATAGTATCTATGACACTAAGTATTCCCGGCTATATATTAGGTGAGTCAGCACTATCGATGATAGGTCTTGGTATTCAGGATCCTTATGCAAGCTGGGGAAATCTCTTGAGTGATGCAATGAATATCGGTGAGTTGAGATATCATCCATGGATACTTGCATCAGGGGTATGTATCTTTCTTACGGTTATAGCGTTTAATTTTTTTGGTGATGGATTAAGAGACGCATATGATCCAAAAACTTAA
- a CDS encoding ABC transporter permease, producing the protein MIQYICRRILISIPLLLAMSFITFLFIHVTPGSYFDRLRMDPLVSEETVTNIEQEYHLDRNVLVQYVYWLKTIVSGDLGYSFEHKQPVAKVLKQRLFNTMLLSICALLFTWIIAVPIGIYCAVKQYSVFDKFFSFLSFIGMSLPNFFFAMLLLFAASLTFNLSDTNIFYGILPLGGMKSADYESMSIIGRIIDVGRHLIIPTIVIGTSAIAGLQRITRGNMLEVLRAQYITMARAKGLPENKVIYRHALRNAINPLLTILGGELSTVLSGAALVEIICNWPGLGSTMLTAVRSQDIFLVMGDMLLGGVLLICGYLVSDILLVAADPTIKYK; encoded by the coding sequence ATGATACAGTATATATGTCGACGCATACTAATTTCTATCCCGCTTCTTTTAGCAATGTCCTTTATTACCTTTCTTTTTATTCATGTCACACCGGGCAGTTATTTTGACAGATTACGCATGGATCCTCTTGTGTCAGAGGAAACGGTGACTAATATTGAACAAGAATATCATTTAGATAGAAATGTTCTTGTGCAATATGTCTATTGGTTAAAGACTATCGTTAGCGGTGATCTTGGATATTCGTTTGAACACAAACAACCGGTTGCAAAAGTCTTGAAGCAGCGACTGTTTAACACAATGCTTTTATCAATCTGTGCATTGCTCTTCACATGGATTATAGCGGTCCCGATAGGGATTTATTGTGCTGTGAAACAGTACTCGGTATTTGATAAATTCTTTTCATTTTTGTCGTTTATTGGTATGAGCCTGCCCAATTTCTTCTTTGCAATGCTACTGCTATTTGCAGCGAGTCTGACATTCAATTTAAGTGATACAAACATTTTCTATGGCATATTACCTTTAGGAGGAATGAAGTCAGCGGATTATGAGAGTATGTCAATTATTGGTAGAATTATTGATGTGGGAAGACATCTTATTATTCCAACCATTGTTATTGGAACAAGTGCTATTGCGGGTTTGCAGCGTATTACGCGCGGTAATATGCTCGAAGTCTTGCGTGCACAGTATATTACGATGGCTCGAGCAAAGGGACTACCTGAAAATAAAGTTATTTATAGGCATGCTCTGCGAAACGCAATAAATCCGCTTCTTACAATTTTAGGCGGGGAGCTATCAACGGTTTTATCAGGTGCGGCATTGGTAGAAATTATATGTAACTGGCCCGGCCTAGGCTCAACAATGTTAACCGCAGTACGAAGTCAGGATATTTTTCTTGTTATGGGTGATATGCTCTTAGGCGGTGTCCTTCTTATTTGCGGGTACCTTGTTTCAGATATTTTGCTTGTTGCCGCTGACCCGACAATTAAATACAAATAG
- a CDS encoding ABC transporter substrate-binding protein produces the protein MMKGRSKVALYAIFLIALFFSGCSKAEKEDAAKVVSTKPHFGGRLIRATSSDPKSFNIILAKETSTTGVISYLFEGLTTTNGITTDVEPQLAHSWDRSPDGKSWLFHLRDDVKWSDGKPFTADDVVFTFRKLIFNKDIPNSMRDIFTIEGKEITVEKVDDYTVRFTLPTKFAPFLRSMSAPILPKHILEEYVDKGSFNSVWGVDTDPENIIGTGPFMLDKYTSGQMIKLKRNPLYWKKNDKGENLPYLDGIVFLIVQNQDVGFLKFQEGEIDYFDMRGSDYPQLKPKEKEGNFTVYRAGPSFGTNFIVFNQNTTRNPDTQEHYIPSKKLSWFTNDQFRRAVAHVVDKQSIIDIVFNGLGYPQVSPVSPSEGFFFTDDVPTYEYNIEKAKDILQEAGFSDRNGDGIIEDSDGNDVEFTILTNPGSTERVKIAEIVRKDLEKLGFKVQLSLIEFNTMVSKLTSTYNWDCVIMGLTGSIEPHFGNNVWQSSGHLHVWNPKQKEPKTEWEIEIDEIFNQGVQEFDRNKRKELYDQWQRLVAQYVPLIYTVLPESLFAVRNKFGNLHPTPYGGPFHNIEEIYVIEEKQ, from the coding sequence ATGATGAAAGGACGATCAAAAGTTGCACTCTACGCTATTTTCCTAATCGCTCTCTTTTTTTCCGGATGTTCAAAAGCTGAAAAAGAAGATGCCGCTAAGGTTGTTTCTACGAAGCCGCATTTTGGCGGTCGTCTCATACGTGCAACATCCTCTGATCCAAAATCTTTTAATATTATCCTTGCAAAGGAAACCTCAACAACGGGTGTCATTAGTTATTTGTTTGAAGGTTTGACAACGACAAACGGCATTACCACAGATGTTGAACCTCAGCTGGCACATTCATGGGATCGAAGTCCAGATGGAAAATCGTGGCTTTTTCATTTACGGGACGATGTCAAGTGGTCTGATGGAAAACCTTTTACAGCTGATGATGTTGTCTTTACTTTTAGAAAACTGATCTTTAATAAAGATATTCCCAACAGTATGCGAGACATATTTACGATTGAAGGAAAAGAAATCACTGTAGAAAAAGTTGATGATTATACCGTCAGATTTACGCTACCGACAAAGTTTGCACCTTTTTTGAGGAGTATGAGTGCCCCAATACTTCCAAAACACATTCTTGAAGAATATGTTGATAAAGGGTCATTTAATTCTGTATGGGGTGTAGACACAGATCCTGAGAATATTATCGGTACAGGTCCTTTTATGCTTGATAAGTATACCTCAGGACAAATGATAAAACTTAAACGCAATCCGCTTTATTGGAAGAAAAACGATAAGGGAGAGAACTTGCCGTATCTTGATGGGATAGTTTTTCTCATCGTACAGAATCAAGATGTGGGTTTTCTGAAGTTTCAGGAAGGCGAAATAGATTATTTTGATATGCGGGGAAGTGATTATCCTCAGCTAAAGCCAAAGGAAAAAGAGGGAAATTTTACTGTTTACCGTGCAGGCCCATCATTCGGTACAAATTTTATTGTGTTTAATCAAAATACGACACGAAACCCTGATACTCAAGAGCACTATATTCCATCTAAAAAGCTATCGTGGTTTACCAACGATCAGTTTCGACGAGCGGTAGCACACGTTGTAGATAAACAATCTATTATTGATATTGTATTCAATGGTTTGGGATATCCGCAGGTATCACCGGTAAGTCCGTCAGAAGGGTTTTTCTTTACCGATGATGTGCCGACGTATGAGTACAATATTGAAAAAGCAAAAGACATTTTACAAGAAGCTGGATTTAGTGACAGAAATGGTGACGGGATTATCGAAGATAGTGATGGTAATGACGTAGAGTTTACCATACTGACTAATCCGGGGAGTACGGAACGGGTAAAAATAGCAGAAATAGTCCGTAAAGATCTTGAGAAACTAGGATTTAAAGTGCAGTTATCTTTAATCGAATTTAACACTATGGTTAGTAAGCTTACCTCTACGTATAATTGGGACTGTGTTATTATGGGACTTACCGGTTCCATTGAACCGCATTTTGGGAATAATGTGTGGCAATCAAGCGGCCATCTTCATGTTTGGAATCCTAAACAAAAAGAGCCGAAAACAGAGTGGGAAATAGAAATTGATGAAATATTTAATCAGGGGGTACAGGAATTCGATCGTAATAAGAGAAAAGAGCTATATGACCAGTGGCAGCGTCTTGTTGCACAATATGTGCCGCTAATTTACACAGTATTGCCGGAAAGCCTTTTTGCGGTCCGGAACAAATTTGGAAATTTACATCCGACACCATATGGGGGACCGTTTCATAATATTGAAGAGATATATGTAATTGAAGAAAAACAATAA
- the secG gene encoding preprotein translocase subunit SecG, whose product MYGFLIVLHVVVCIGLITIVLIQTGKGTGLANVFGSGGGVQSVFGAQTGDVLTHTTAVLAVLFMVTSVSLAAISVRDSSSVMKTSRFTRTGATQQLPVTLPKSAQDIFQSIKDTTRQVADKIKGTIEGAAQKRTEPTMVEEKLGINVPVTESEVNINESLEETLTETPSGVPVNVEEVDIDLSDTPLRDAQ is encoded by the coding sequence ATGTATGGATTTCTCATTGTATTACACGTCGTAGTATGTATTGGTCTTATTACGATTGTTCTTATTCAAACGGGTAAAGGAACAGGACTTGCAAACGTATTTGGTTCTGGCGGTGGCGTGCAATCAGTGTTTGGAGCACAAACAGGTGATGTCCTGACGCATACGACAGCGGTGCTTGCGGTACTTTTTATGGTTACATCTGTGTCATTAGCTGCAATTTCTGTGCGTGATAGTTCATCGGTTATGAAGACATCTCGTTTCACAAGAACTGGTGCGACTCAGCAATTGCCGGTTACTCTTCCGAAATCAGCTCAGGATATCTTTCAGTCTATTAAAGATACGACTAGGCAGGTGGCTGACAAAATCAAAGGAACAATAGAAGGTGCTGCCCAAAAGAGAACTGAGCCGACAATGGTTGAAGAAAAACTAGGGATAAATGTTCCTGTAACAGAATCAGAAGTGAATATAAATGAAAGTCTCGAAGAGACCTTAACGGAAACCCCTAGCGGTGTTCCTGTTAACGTAGAAGAAGTTGATATAGATTTGTCTGATACTCCCCTAAGAGACGCTCAGTAA
- the tpiA gene encoding triose-phosphate isomerase produces MRKPIIAGNWKLHKNITEAKELVEKLKNDLTGIDDVDIVVCPCFTALWEVAKTLSGSNIASGAQNMFWEPKGAFTGEISASQIKDTGATYVIIGHSERRQYFGETNETVNKKIKAALAEGLTPIVCVGEVLAEREEGRMQEVLKVQVTESLAGLTKEEMVKCVIAYEPVWAIGTGKTATPDQAQDVHQYIRSLIGDMFDKSVSDSIRIQYGGSVKPSNVSELMAKDSIDGALVGGASLEADSFVQLVKYEK; encoded by the coding sequence ATGAGAAAACCAATAATAGCTGGAAACTGGAAACTTCATAAAAACATTACTGAAGCAAAAGAATTAGTAGAGAAGTTAAAAAATGATTTAACTGGTATTGATGATGTGGATATAGTAGTATGTCCCTGTTTTACCGCTCTTTGGGAAGTTGCTAAAACATTATCTGGAAGTAATATCGCTTCCGGCGCTCAAAATATGTTTTGGGAGCCAAAGGGTGCGTTTACCGGTGAAATATCTGCTTCTCAGATAAAAGATACTGGTGCAACCTATGTAATTATTGGACATTCTGAGAGAAGACAGTATTTTGGGGAGACGAACGAGACGGTAAATAAGAAAATTAAAGCCGCACTCGCTGAAGGATTAACTCCAATAGTATGTGTAGGGGAAGTTTTAGCTGAAAGAGAAGAAGGCCGTATGCAAGAGGTTCTAAAGGTTCAGGTAACTGAATCGCTTGCAGGCTTAACAAAAGAAGAAATGGTAAAATGTGTGATTGCCTATGAACCGGTATGGGCAATAGGTACCGGCAAAACAGCGACACCTGACCAAGCGCAAGACGTGCATCAATACATCAGATCGCTTATTGGCGATATGTTTGATAAATCGGTATCCGATTCGATACGAATTCAGTATGGTGGCAGTGTTAAGCCATCTAATGTTTCAGAGCTCATGGCTAAAGACAGTATTGACGGAGCACTTGTCGGTGGCGCAAGCCTGGAAGCCGATTCATTTGTGCAGTTAGTTAAGTATGAAAAATAG